The proteins below are encoded in one region of Streptomyces roseirectus:
- a CDS encoding acyl-CoA dehydrogenase family protein, with protein MSAPHAQPSGSSGSSVSEREARQVAEAAREQDWRKPSFAKELFLGRFRLDLIHPHPVPPDDDARRGEEFLTALRDFCETKVDSARIEREARIPDETVNGLKDLGALGMKIDTKYGGLGLTQVHYNKALALVGSANPALGALLSAHQSIGVPQPLKIFGTQEQKDTFLPRCATTALSAFLLTEPDVGSDPARLATTAIPEGDDYVLDGVKLWTTNGVVADLLVVMARVPVSEGHKGGITAFVVEADSEGITVEHRNAFMGLRGIENGVTRFHRVRVPAANRVGPEGAGLKIALTTLNTGRLSLPAMCVGAGKWALKIAREWSGAREQWGKPVALHEAVGAKISFIAATTFALEAVVDLSSQMADEDRNDIRIEAALAKLYGSEMGCLIADELVQIRGGRGFETAESLRARGERAVPAEQLVRDLRINRIFEGSTEIMHLIIAREAVDAHLSVAGDLIDPDKSLGDKARAGAQAGAFYARWLPKLVLGAGQLPTAYDDFKHGIDLAAHLRYVERHSRKLARSTFYAMSRWQGRLETKQGFLGRIVDIGAELFAMSAACVRAEHLRSRGEHGREAYQLADAFCRQSRLRVDELFGRLWANTDDVDRKVVKGVLGGAYEWLESGIVDPSGEGPWIADATPGPSTKENVHRPIR; from the coding sequence ATGTCCGCACCACACGCACAGCCGTCCGGCTCCTCCGGCTCCTCCGTTTCTGAACGCGAGGCCAGGCAGGTCGCCGAGGCGGCCCGGGAACAGGACTGGCGCAAACCCAGCTTCGCCAAGGAACTCTTCCTCGGCCGCTTCCGCCTCGACCTGATCCACCCGCACCCCGTCCCGCCCGACGACGACGCCCGCCGCGGCGAGGAATTCCTCACGGCGCTGCGCGACTTCTGCGAGACGAAGGTGGACTCCGCCCGCATCGAACGCGAGGCGCGCATCCCCGACGAGACGGTGAACGGGCTCAAGGACCTCGGCGCGCTCGGCATGAAGATCGATACGAAGTACGGCGGCCTCGGACTCACCCAGGTCCACTACAACAAGGCCCTCGCCCTCGTCGGCTCCGCGAACCCCGCGCTCGGCGCGCTCCTGTCCGCACACCAGTCGATCGGCGTCCCCCAGCCCCTGAAGATCTTCGGCACCCAGGAGCAGAAGGACACGTTCCTGCCGCGCTGCGCGACGACCGCCCTCAGCGCGTTCCTGCTCACCGAACCGGACGTCGGCTCCGACCCGGCCCGCCTCGCGACGACAGCCATACCTGAGGGGGACGATTATGTCCTCGACGGCGTGAAACTCTGGACCACCAACGGGGTCGTCGCCGATCTGCTGGTCGTCATGGCCCGCGTCCCGGTGTCCGAGGGGCACAAGGGCGGCATCACGGCGTTCGTCGTCGAGGCGGACTCCGAGGGGATCACCGTCGAGCACCGCAACGCCTTCATGGGCCTGCGCGGCATCGAGAACGGCGTCACCCGTTTCCACCGGGTACGGGTGCCCGCCGCGAACCGCGTCGGCCCCGAGGGCGCCGGTCTGAAGATCGCGCTCACCACCCTCAACACCGGCCGGCTCTCCCTGCCCGCGATGTGCGTCGGCGCCGGCAAGTGGGCCCTGAAGATCGCCCGCGAGTGGTCCGGGGCGCGTGAACAGTGGGGAAAACCCGTCGCGTTGCACGAAGCGGTCGGCGCGAAGATCAGCTTCATCGCCGCAACGACCTTCGCCCTGGAGGCCGTTGTCGACCTCTCCTCGCAGATGGCCGACGAGGACCGCAACGACATCCGCATCGAGGCCGCCCTCGCGAAGCTCTACGGCTCCGAGATGGGCTGCCTCATCGCCGACGAACTCGTCCAGATCCGCGGCGGACGCGGCTTCGAGACCGCCGAGTCGCTGCGGGCGCGCGGTGAACGGGCCGTGCCCGCCGAGCAGTTGGTCCGCGACCTGCGCATCAACCGCATCTTCGAGGGCTCGACCGAGATCATGCACCTCATCATCGCCCGCGAGGCCGTCGACGCCCACCTCTCCGTCGCCGGCGACCTCATCGACCCCGACAAGTCCCTCGGCGACAAGGCGAGGGCGGGCGCGCAGGCCGGCGCCTTCTACGCCCGCTGGCTGCCGAAACTCGTCCTCGGCGCGGGCCAACTGCCCACCGCCTACGACGACTTCAAGCACGGTATCGACCTCGCCGCGCACCTGCGGTACGTCGAGCGCCACTCCCGCAAGCTCGCCCGGTCCACCTTCTACGCCATGTCCCGCTGGCAGGGTCGGCTGGAGACGAAACAGGGGTTCCTCGGCCGGATCGTCGACATCGGGGCCGAGCTGTTCGCGATGAGCGCGGCCTGCGTGCGCGCGGAACACCTGCGCTCCCGCGGTGAACACGGGCGCGAGGCGTACCAGTTGGCCGACGCCTTCTGCCGCCAGTCCCGCCTCCGGGTCGACGAACTCTTCGGCCGCCTGTGGGCCAACACGGACGACGTGGACCGCAAGGTCGTCAAGGGCGTCCTCGGCGGCGCCTACGAGTGGCTGGAGTCCGGCATCGTCGACCCCTCGGGCGAGGGCCCCTGGATCGCGGACGCCACACCGGGACCGTCCACGAAGGAGAACGTCCACCGGCCGATCCGGTGA
- a CDS encoding LacI family DNA-binding transcriptional regulator encodes MVTLAEVAQHAGVSASTVSYVLSGKRSISATTRQRVEQSIRELGYHPNAGARALASSRSNIVALMIPLRTDMYMPVMMEISIAVATAARGYGYDILLLTGQEGPDAVRRVTGSGLADGMILMDVQLDDERLPLLRTTKRPSVLIGLPADPSGLTCVDLDWSATGALCVDHLAGLGHRDIAVIGEAPGVYERHTGFAVRTLDGLRERARELGVRALHRPCEAGYDALAATLARIFDERPATTGFVVQNESAVEPLLSLLRQQGRAVPEDVSVVAICPDQVATQAPVRLTSVAIPAAEMGRRAMEQLVAKLEGRGSAEVALIAPELTVRASTGPGQV; translated from the coding sequence ATGGTCACCCTCGCCGAGGTCGCCCAGCACGCCGGAGTCTCGGCGAGCACGGTGAGCTATGTCCTCAGCGGAAAGCGGTCGATCTCCGCGACCACCCGGCAGCGGGTCGAGCAGAGCATCCGGGAGCTGGGGTACCACCCGAACGCGGGCGCGCGGGCGCTGGCGAGCAGCCGCTCGAACATCGTCGCGCTGATGATCCCGCTGCGCACCGACATGTATATGCCGGTGATGATGGAGATCTCCATCGCGGTGGCGACGGCCGCGCGCGGCTACGGCTACGACATCCTGCTGCTGACCGGCCAGGAGGGCCCGGACGCGGTGCGCAGGGTGACCGGCAGCGGGCTGGCCGACGGGATGATCCTCATGGACGTCCAACTCGACGACGAGCGGCTGCCGTTGCTGCGCACGACCAAGCGTCCGTCGGTACTGATCGGGCTGCCCGCCGACCCCTCCGGGCTGACCTGCGTCGACCTCGACTGGAGCGCGACGGGCGCGCTGTGCGTCGACCACCTCGCGGGGCTCGGGCACCGGGACATCGCCGTCATCGGCGAGGCGCCCGGCGTCTACGAGCGGCACACCGGGTTCGCGGTCCGCACGCTGGACGGACTGCGGGAGCGGGCGCGGGAGTTGGGCGTGCGGGCGCTGCACCGGCCGTGCGAGGCCGGGTACGACGCGCTCGCGGCGACGCTGGCCCGGATCTTCGACGAGCGGCCCGCGACGACGGGGTTCGTCGTCCAGAACGAGTCGGCGGTCGAGCCGCTGCTCTCGCTGCTGCGCCAGCAGGGGCGGGCGGTGCCGGAGGACGTGTCGGTGGTCGCGATCTGCCCCGACCAGGTGGCGACCCAGGCCCCGGTCCGGCTGACGTCGGTGGCGATCCCGGCGGCCGAGATGGGGCGGCGGGCGATGGAACAGCTCGTCGCCAAGCTGGAGGGGCGGGGCAGTGCCGAAGTGGCGCTGATCGCCCCGGAGTTGACGGTCCGGGCGAGCACGGGTCCGGGCCAGGTCTGA